A genome region from Staphylococcus capitis subsp. capitis includes the following:
- a CDS encoding EVE domain-containing protein — MTEEINYFWLNCGYNRWNHNEPLVGQTTLFESGAHFNPSQGFRAFKKAKAGDQVIFYQVQTDSGLLGIGEIISVQAGAQNKIRVEFKFNEELKSLTTDYLKRSEALDFRMNNMKETLFNQIKQSEFDLIVSLGKGESKIPRYFLLSETDDFEPGKNYTIFTHTYNGIKRNGYHFYTQLEVGDNIIIYNKEKDQSVVGIGEVSRHIHEKPPIPGRTNSTAIEILYGKNINPISLGHLNKHQKLKNLYFLQENAKQAIASMSQTQYDAILEMSDNNGIKNPFETVQKSEVTEYQNDDSLKPFILLVVDRKEEGLKAANDLLQKTNANPVITSGHPDFTEDMLYGKYLPNESGALYYREGFITQLMPTKDKNYLVIDNFNRIDPDIFQTYINVLEGYEVTLPRYNKDGSMIKWSKNKDSFYHFNPNWHIIGVTYDSIEDIKQKYSQQFLKYTRIVRVNHSE, encoded by the coding sequence ATGACTGAGGAAATTAACTATTTTTGGCTAAATTGTGGTTATAATAGATGGAATCACAATGAACCCCTTGTAGGTCAAACAACTTTATTTGAATCGGGTGCACATTTCAATCCTTCTCAAGGATTTCGTGCTTTTAAAAAGGCCAAAGCAGGAGATCAAGTCATCTTTTATCAAGTACAAACTGATTCTGGTTTATTAGGTATTGGCGAAATTATAAGTGTTCAAGCAGGCGCTCAAAATAAAATTAGGGTAGAATTTAAATTCAATGAAGAACTGAAATCATTGACGACCGACTATTTAAAACGAAGTGAAGCTTTAGATTTTCGTATGAATAATATGAAAGAAACGTTGTTTAATCAAATTAAACAATCAGAATTTGATTTAATAGTAAGTTTAGGAAAAGGGGAATCTAAAATCCCAAGATACTTTTTATTATCTGAAACAGATGACTTTGAACCAGGTAAAAATTATACAATTTTTACGCATACTTACAATGGAATAAAAAGAAATGGTTATCACTTCTATACACAACTTGAAGTTGGAGATAATATTATTATCTATAATAAAGAAAAAGATCAATCAGTAGTAGGTATCGGCGAAGTGTCTCGTCATATTCATGAGAAACCTCCAATTCCAGGTAGAACGAATAGTACGGCTATTGAAATCTTGTATGGCAAGAATATTAACCCAATTTCCTTAGGTCATTTAAATAAACATCAGAAATTAAAGAATTTATATTTCTTACAAGAAAATGCTAAACAAGCTATCGCGAGTATGTCACAAACACAATATGATGCTATATTAGAAATGAGTGACAATAATGGTATTAAAAATCCATTCGAGACAGTTCAAAAATCAGAAGTCACTGAATATCAAAATGATGATTCACTCAAACCATTTATATTATTAGTTGTTGATAGAAAAGAAGAAGGCTTAAAAGCAGCTAATGATTTATTACAAAAAACAAATGCAAATCCTGTCATTACTAGTGGACATCCTGATTTTACAGAGGATATGTTATATGGCAAATATTTACCAAATGAATCAGGCGCTCTATATTATCGCGAAGGATTTATTACGCAATTAATGCCTACCAAAGATAAAAATTATTTAGTTATTGATAATTTTAATCGTATCGATCCAGATATCTTCCAAACGTACATTAATGTATTAGAAGGTTATGAGGTGACATTACCTAGGTACAATAAAGATGGAAGTATGATTAAATGGTCTAAGAACAAAGATTCCTTCTATCACTTTAATCCTAATTGGCATATTATTGGTGTAACATATGATTCTATTGAGGACATTAAACAGAAGTATTCTCAACAGTTTCTTAAGTATACGCGCATTGTACGCGTTAATCATTCAGAGTAA
- a CDS encoding DNA starvation/stationary phase protection protein translates to MSNQQDVVKELNQQVANWTVAYTKLHNFHWYVKGPNFFSLHTKFEELYDEASQYVDDLAERILAIGGNPIGTLTESLDKSIVKEAGKNYAAEQMVEELSHDFTNISKQLEHAIEVAGNAGDDVSEDMFIGMQTSVDKHNWMLQSYLGK, encoded by the coding sequence ATGAGTAATCAACAAGATGTAGTAAAAGAATTAAATCAACAAGTAGCAAACTGGACAGTAGCATACACAAAATTACACAATTTCCATTGGTACGTAAAAGGACCAAACTTCTTCTCATTACACACTAAATTCGAAGAACTTTATGATGAAGCTAGCCAATATGTAGATGATTTAGCAGAAAGAATCTTAGCTATTGGTGGTAACCCAATCGGTACTTTAACTGAAAGTTTAGATAAATCAATTGTTAAAGAGGCTGGAAAAAATTATGCAGCTGAACAAATGGTAGAAGAACTTTCACATGATTTCACTAACATTTCTAAACAATTAGAACATGCAATTGAAGTAGCAGGTAATGCGGGTGATGATGTATCAGAAGATATGTTTATTGGCATGCAAACTTCAGTTGATAAACATAATTGGATGTTACAATCTTATTTAGGCAAATAA
- the deoC gene encoding deoxyribose-phosphate aldolase, with protein MNVAKYIDHTLLKPDSTREQIDKILEEAKKYQFKSVCINPTHVSYASQQLLDTDVLVCTVIGFPLGATTTDVKVFETENAIKNGASEIDMVINIGALKDQRYDEVQKDIEGVIAAANGKTVKVIIETVLLTDEEKVKACELAEKAGATFVKTSTGFAGGGATPEDVKLMKDTVGNRLEVKASGGVRSLEDFEKMIEAGATRIGASAGVQIIEGLDSNSDY; from the coding sequence ATGAACGTAGCAAAATATATAGATCATACTTTACTAAAACCTGATTCAACTAGAGAACAAATTGATAAAATTCTTGAAGAAGCTAAAAAGTATCAATTCAAATCAGTGTGCATTAATCCAACTCATGTTAGTTATGCAAGTCAACAATTGCTAGATACAGATGTACTTGTGTGTACTGTAATCGGGTTTCCATTAGGGGCAACTACGACTGACGTAAAGGTCTTCGAAACTGAAAATGCAATTAAAAATGGTGCTTCAGAAATAGATATGGTTATTAATATTGGGGCTTTAAAAGATCAACGCTATGATGAAGTGCAAAAAGATATTGAGGGTGTTATCGCAGCTGCTAATGGAAAAACAGTTAAAGTGATAATTGAAACAGTACTTTTAACTGATGAAGAAAAAGTTAAGGCTTGTGAATTAGCTGAAAAAGCAGGCGCTACTTTTGTTAAAACATCTACAGGATTTGCTGGTGGGGGAGCTACACCAGAAGACGTCAAATTAATGAAAGATACTGTAGGCAACCGCTTAGAAGTAAAAGCATCTGGAGGAGTGAGAAGTCTAGAAGACTTTGAAAAAATGATTGAAGCAGGTGCGACAAGAATTGGTGCAAGTGCGGGAGTCCAAATTATAGAGGGTCTTGATTCCAACTCAGATTATTAA
- a CDS encoding thiol-disulfide oxidoreductase DCC family protein yields MPIIYYDGNCIYCYNYAIWLIQNGLSKSYEFATIKGEIGEQFFNQHPEAKNRNSVILQKGEHLEYKSDAIATLITSLPNNKKWLGIGLRVLPKPIRDLSYNLFANNRDKMWKTHWHKPTEYEKSFFLDDNAKIKLT; encoded by the coding sequence ATGCCTATTATATATTATGACGGTAATTGCATTTATTGTTATAATTATGCGATTTGGCTTATTCAAAATGGACTTTCTAAGAGCTATGAGTTCGCAACTATAAAAGGTGAGATTGGCGAACAATTTTTTAATCAACACCCCGAAGCCAAAAATAGAAATAGTGTAATCTTGCAAAAAGGTGAGCATTTAGAATATAAATCAGACGCGATTGCTACGCTTATTACTTCGTTGCCAAACAATAAAAAATGGTTAGGTATAGGTCTAAGAGTACTGCCGAAACCAATACGTGATTTAAGTTATAATTTATTTGCTAATAATAGAGACAAAATGTGGAAGACACACTGGCATAAGCCTACTGAATATGAAAAATCATTCTTTTTAGATGATAATGCTAAAATCAAGTTAACTTAA
- the deoD gene encoding purine-nucleoside phosphorylase: protein MTNGTPHIQPNGVKIAKTVLMPGDPLRAKYIADNFLENVEQFNEVRNMFGYTGTYKGKEISVMGSGMGIPSIGIYSYELYNFFDVETIIRVGSCGALQEDVNLYDVIIAQAASTNSNYVDQFNIPGHFAPIADFDLITKAKKAADEIGATSHVGNVLSSDTFYNADATFNDAWKKMGILGIEMESAGLYLNAINAGKKALGVFTVSDHILRDEATSAEERQTSFTQMMEIALEIAE from the coding sequence ATGACGAATGGTACACCTCATATTCAACCAAATGGTGTAAAAATTGCTAAAACTGTATTAATGCCAGGTGACCCGCTACGTGCTAAATACATTGCGGATAACTTCTTAGAAAATGTTGAACAATTTAATGAAGTACGCAACATGTTCGGTTATACAGGAACATATAAAGGTAAAGAAATCTCTGTTATGGGGTCAGGAATGGGAATTCCAAGTATTGGTATTTACTCTTATGAGTTATATAATTTCTTTGATGTAGAAACAATTATTCGCGTGGGTTCATGTGGTGCACTTCAAGAGGATGTTAATTTATATGATGTAATTATTGCTCAAGCTGCATCAACAAATTCAAATTATGTAGATCAATTTAATATTCCTGGACATTTTGCGCCGATTGCTGATTTTGACTTAATTACTAAAGCTAAAAAAGCAGCAGACGAAATTGGTGCTACTTCACATGTGGGAAATGTATTATCATCTGATACTTTTTATAATGCAGATGCAACATTTAACGATGCATGGAAGAAAATGGGTATATTAGGAATTGAAATGGAGTCAGCAGGTTTATATTTAAATGCCATCAATGCAGGCAAAAAAGCACTTGGCGTCTTCACAGTTAGTGACCATATTTTACGTGATGAAGCTACAAGTGCAGAAGAAAGACAAACATCATTCACTCAAATGATGGAAATTGCACTTGAAATCGCTGAATAA